Part of the Tolypothrix sp. PCC 7910 genome, TAGAATTACTGATTCTCAAGGCAGAACAGTGGATTTCCGCAACACTGTAATCGTCATGACCAGTAACATTGGTAGCGAACATATCCTTGATGTCTCTGGTGACGACTCCAAGTATGAAATGATGCGAAATCGGGTAACCGAAGCCTTGCGATCGCACTTCCGCCCTGAATTTCTCAACCGTGTGGATGACATTATTCTCTTCCACACCCTCAGCCGTTCAGAAATGCGTCATATCATCCGTATTCAACTCAAACGTGTCGAAAATCTCCTTAAGGAGCAAAAAATCTCCTTCGATATCTCCGCTCCTGCTTGTGACTATCTCGTAGAAACAGGCTATGACCCAGTTTATGGTGCACGTCCCCTAAAACGGGCAATTCAGCGTGAAATTGAAAACCCTATTGCTACCAAGTTACTGGAGAATACCTTTATTCCTGGAGACACAATTGTTATTGACAAGGGTGAAGCTGGGCTGACTTTCAGCAAAAAACAGTCAGTTAAAGTAGCAACGCCATCAGCTACGGTTCAGTTATTAGAACCTACGGTTGACGTTTAATATCAAGGCAAAATTTTTATGATTAAGCACTATGAAATATCAGCAAATTTCATAGTGCTACATAATTCAGTACAGTTCAGATAAGTTCATTAGTGATTGATTTGTCAGTTATGTAAAAAGCTAGCTCAATTGGGGGATTCTCCCCAAACCCCCTCCAAAATTATTGTTGAGTTTTTTGTTGAATAGCTAGTTTTTGGGTTTTGTTGTCAATTAATTTTCTTAACTGAACTGTATTGCTACATAATCCTATATTCAGGGAACTATAAAAAATAAATATCCAATTTTGAGAGCGAAAAAGAAATTAGAATTTTCTTCCTCTGCGCCTCTGCTTACACAGCGATAAGATATTTTTTAGTTGGAAATCCCTAACGCCAACCTAACAAGCGCAACCCAGGAACGATGAGGTAATAACTCACGCCTAGCCAAAAACTGAGCAAAATACCCTCAAAAGCAAAATAAATCATTGGTGGCAATAATTCTGTCCATCGGGGTGCAGTAGAAAAGTGGAAGATAGTTGGTAATAACTCTAAGCGAATTAAAGCTGCAAAAATTAGTGCAGTTCCCAAAGATGTAATGACAGCGTAGACTATGCGATGACTGCGAAGCCCTAAACTTAATGTGAGCAGGAAGATTGCAAACACAATTGAAACTACCAAGCCTTCATTGCTATTTCTGGGGATAGTTAATTGCAAAGCTAACCAGCCTAAACCATAGCTGATTGTACCCATCAACGACACCACCAAAAACCGCCTGCGTTGAGCAAAACCACCAGCTAGAGTCAGTCCCCATGCAGTACCTAAACCTGCGGCAGCAAAAATCAGCACTTCGGATGCTAAGACAGTTTGATTTTCGGGAAATAAGCCAGGTACTTGCAGAAAGATAAATTGCGCCACGCGCTCGCCTAAAACTGTGCGGTAGGCTAAAAAGAAACCTGCGATCGCTCCTACTGCTGCACCCATTCCCGTTAATATCATCGCCCAAATTGTGATGATACAAGCGAGCAAAAATTGGGCGATCGTCTTAATAATCAAAAGCGTAGTTTTACTTACAGCTTTAGTAAATTTTCCTACTGCTCTTTCTAGGGACTGAGTGAGCAGAGTCAGTCTAGTGGATACTTGCTGATTAGTATTTTGCAGTAAAGAAGATAACTGTTGCTGTAGCGAGACAGAAGAAAGCTGCGTCAATCTTTTTTTAATGATATTTGCACTTGCGGGACGCGATCGCACATCCTCCTGTACCATCTCATCCAACAAATCTGCAAATTTGGGGTTAATATTCACCCGATTCCGCCATTGCAACGTCCCAGTTTGCACATCTTCTAATTCTGGCGGATATTTGCCTGTGAGTAACTCAATCATTGTTCTACCCAAGGCATAAAAATCAGCACTCGGCCCCACATTACCACCACTCACTTGTTCTGGGGGACTGTAACCCGAAGAAAATAAGCGAGTTGAACTAGATTGATAACGTGGCTGAGAATCTCTAAATTGTTTTGCTCCGCCAAAATCAATTAACACCAGGTGATTTTTAACAGGTGAATTTGACAAAGAGTTGCGTAGCATCAAATTAGAAGGTTTGATGTCCCGGTGAATAATCTGGCGTTTGTGCAATTCTTGCAAAATTTCCACAGCTTGCGTAAACCAGTTCAACACCATCTCTTCTGGACAGCCTTGAGGATAATTTTTGCGGATATCTTCTAAAGTCTGTCCATTAATTTTTTCCATCACCAAACAAGGTAGTTGGTGTTGTTGGGGATTAGTCAAATTTAGAAGAAAATACCCATCAGCATCTACTCTTGGTACTCCTGGATGCCGTAAATTAATTAAAACTGAGGCTTCTTGTCTAAATAAATCGAGTGCCTTGGCTGAATTTTCCACTAACACCTTCAGTACCTTTTCTGTCTGAGTTTTAACATCCCAAACTGTATAAATTTGGGCAAATCCTCCCGATCCTAAAGGCTGAATAGGCACATAGCGGTCTAACAACTGTAGCGGTGCGCCACAGCTATTACAAAATTTGTTTCCCCAAGGTTGGGGATAAGGACGTTGACAATCAGGATTTATGCAGTGAACCGTACTCTGCGTGATGTGGGACACAACCGCTACAATACAAAGGCTGAATTGATTTTAGCGTCTCTTTAGCTTTCTTGAAGTTAAAGCTAAGTAGAGCGGCGCAATTAAAGATAGTTGGTCATTGGTCATTGGTCATTGGTCATTGGTCATTAGTTATTGGTAAGAGTTTCAAACCTATTGACGTTTCGTAACATAGTTTGGCTTATTTCCAACGATTTAGTTTCCGGTAATTAGACTATGCACTCAACAAGCAATGTTCCCTCTTGCTGTATTAGCCAGCAGGGTGGTTTCATACAAACAGAGAAAAAACCTTTTGGAGTTGGTTGGATAAGGCACGTTGTGCTTGAGGGATAGTTCGGAAACCAAAAAATCTGGCGATCGTAATGAAAAAGGTGTGCAAAATTGCCCAATTGACAGGAGCATTGCCACCACGACGCAGTGGAAAATCTTCGGAAAATGTCACATCTTTGACCCAGTGTAGTCGATTTTCAATTCCCCAGTGTCCTTGAGTATCAGCAAGCAATTGTTGAGCTTCGAGATGTTGACTACAAATGTAAAACTGATATTCGTGAAATGGTTGGCGATCGCGTTCACCCTGACGCTCGACAACAACAAATGTTTTGAGTCCAGCCCATTGATTTTGAAGTGATTCGGGAACTGCAAATACTTGGCAAGTGCGTTTGACAATTCTGGAATGCCCCGAATCAATAGCTGTGGCACAACTGAGTGGAGGTGATTGAAGGAATTGAGTTTGAGCCATTTTGTAGAGTTTAGGCTGGTTTTCCTTCAATCCAATCAAATAATCATTATCTGTATTGATAATCAACGATACTGTTTTTTTTGACAGTGCAGAGCATCCAGGGTAAACATGACGCTAGAATCTGTAAACTCAGATATTAACTGTTGCACAACTGCGACTTCGCTGACTTGTTTATTAGCAAATGCTTGCATCTGGACAACAACACCACGTTGGTGACTAAATACTGACACAACCGAGATAAAGTTCTGATATGACTGACTATAATCTGTCAGTGTGCAACGAATGCTCTTAGCATCAACTGCTAATCTTTCCTCTGGTTTTGGTGAGGCGATCGCCAATGCCCAAGTATTAAATAAGTCTGTTAATGGCTGAAAATCGATGGTTTTTAGTACCCGTCGGAATGTCGAGTATGAAGGAAACTTAATATCATCTGTCAGTTCTAACATTTGAATCAAGCTTTGCCGATGTACCTTAGTAAAGTCCTCCAGTGGTCGATAACCCCAGTACCCCGTCATTGCTCCTAGTAATATTAACAACAAAACTAACCATAGCTCGTGTCTTCGTCCTCGGATATGCCGATAGTCTGGAACTTGTTGCAACTGCTCGAGCAGATTCATACTTCGCCTGTTGTAAATGTTTTATTTCCCCCTATGAATCATTATTATTTTTCTCTGTTTGTATGAAACCACCCTGCTCTTGCTGTATTAGCCAGGGGAAATAAGCAATGTCTAATTCCGAATACTCAACCCCAAACACCAAATGACAAATGACTAAGGACAACCTTAGCCAATTATTTTTAAATTCCGCCAACCTAATCAAAATGTTTGCAACAAATCAGCAAAACCATAGAGGCTAATTAAGAGCAAGAGTAATGCTGTGAATTGGGTAATTTTGCTTTGAGGTGAGGGGGCGATCGCTTCTCTGACTAAAATGGAAATTGATGCACCAACTACCAAACTCAAACCCAGCACTAAATAAGGTGGACTTTCTGGCAAAATAGTTGCCATCCCTAGCATTGCGATCGCTAGCATTAACATTAATAACTCTACAAACCGGGGTGGGTTGTATTGGCTGGATACAATAAAGCTGTTTAACCAAAAATGCCAAAATCTCATAGCTTTTGAGTGCAGAGTTTTAAGTGCTGAGTTCTAATACCAATTTGAAAAAAGAATGAGACAGATTGTAGGGGCACAGGCATTGCCCTGCCCTTTAGAATATTATTGATGTGTCGCAAATATTATTTGATTTGGTATTACAGACTGTGAGCTTAGAGCTACATAATTAAATCTTTACTGCCCGCACAGGCGGGCTACTCTGCGGAAAGCTGATCCGGTGTCTATGTTTATTTAACGACACCCTTATTGTACAATCCAGCCTCAACAGAGTAACCATTTCAACGAGCCAAAAGCCTTAATATACGAATCTTTTTGACTTTTGACTTTTGTACAGACGCGATTAATCGCGTCTCCACGAGTTTTGAATTTAACCTCTCGCTCCTAGCTTTTGACCAGTACCGTTCTTTTGTGCTGCATCACTTTCTGGAAGTTCCACACCAAAAACCCTAGCAAAAGCTTTTTCCACTTTGTAGCCAGAATCAATTGACTCTAAGGGGTCTTTCCGCAATCTGTGGCGCAGACATAAAGTAATTACACGACGGATGTCATCAACTGTAACTTCGGTACGTCCTTCTAATGCGGTTAAAGCTTTGGCGGCGCGGTTGGTTACAATGTCGCCTCGCAAGCCGTCTACATCGAGTTCCGAACAAATTTCCGAAATTTTCACCCGCAAATCATAGTCGCTGGTAACTTGGGGTAACAAGTTTTGAGCATTGACAATTTTCTGTTGTAGTGCTTCTTGTTCGGATTGGTACTTCTCGAGAAACCCTGGAGGATTTTGGTCAAATTCTGACCTTTGCTCTACGATTTGCACCCGCAAAGCTGGTTCTTTCACTGTGTGGATTTCTGCGTGCATCCCAAAGCGGTCGAGAAGTTGAGGACGCAGTTCACCTT contains:
- a CDS encoding serine/threonine-protein kinase, encoding MSHITQSTVHCINPDCQRPYPQPWGNKFCNSCGAPLQLLDRYVPIQPLGSGGFAQIYTVWDVKTQTEKVLKVLVENSAKALDLFRQEASVLINLRHPGVPRVDADGYFLLNLTNPQQHQLPCLVMEKINGQTLEDIRKNYPQGCPEEMVLNWFTQAVEILQELHKRQIIHRDIKPSNLMLRNSLSNSPVKNHLVLIDFGGAKQFRDSQPRYQSSSTRLFSSGYSPPEQVSGGNVGPSADFYALGRTMIELLTGKYPPELEDVQTGTLQWRNRVNINPKFADLLDEMVQEDVRSRPASANIIKKRLTQLSSVSLQQQLSSLLQNTNQQVSTRLTLLTQSLERAVGKFTKAVSKTTLLIIKTIAQFLLACIITIWAMILTGMGAAVGAIAGFFLAYRTVLGERVAQFIFLQVPGLFPENQTVLASEVLIFAAAGLGTAWGLTLAGGFAQRRRFLVVSLMGTISYGLGWLALQLTIPRNSNEGLVVSIVFAIFLLTLSLGLRSHRIVYAVITSLGTALIFAALIRLELLPTIFHFSTAPRWTELLPPMIYFAFEGILLSFWLGVSYYLIVPGLRLLGWR